A genomic region of Marinobacter sp. NP-4(2019) contains the following coding sequences:
- a CDS encoding ComF family protein: protein MAFPSDTLICGECLSTPPPFSHTVAPWRYQYPVDGMIGRYKYNGQRKYVRPLVTGLAEHLSRHLETRPELRPNLIVPAPMHSKRRRQRGFNQAEDIAEQLSLTLKIPWSTTRIRRLRHTRPQRELGREARLHNLRGMFEVNGAIPARIALVDDVVTTGATARMLTAALMDAGAEDVQVWALARTLG, encoded by the coding sequence ATGGCCTTTCCCTCCGACACGCTTATCTGTGGTGAATGCCTTTCCACACCGCCGCCATTCAGCCATACCGTTGCGCCCTGGCGATACCAATATCCGGTAGACGGCATGATCGGACGGTACAAATACAACGGCCAGAGAAAATATGTGCGGCCACTGGTGACCGGCTTGGCTGAGCACCTGTCCCGACACCTGGAAACCAGGCCTGAGCTGAGGCCGAACCTGATTGTGCCTGCGCCCATGCACAGCAAGCGCAGGCGCCAGAGGGGGTTTAACCAGGCAGAGGATATTGCCGAACAGTTGTCCCTGACACTGAAAATACCCTGGTCTACAACCCGCATCAGACGCCTTCGACACACCAGGCCACAGCGAGAACTAGGCCGGGAAGCGCGGCTGCATAACCTGCGCGGCATGTTTGAGGTCAACGGTGCGATACCGGCACGGATAGCGCTGGTGGATGACGTGGTCACCACCGGCGCTACTGCCCGGATGCTGACGGCAGCACTGATGGACGCTGGTGCCGAAGACGTGCAGGTTTGGGCATTGGCCAGGACGCTCGGCTAA
- a CDS encoding NAD(P)/FAD-dependent oxidoreductase encodes MAKLEKLQADTVVIGAGVIGLAVAGALARQGREVLVLEAGDHFGEGISSRNSEVIHAGIYYPEGSLKARLCVRGREQLYEYCRKRHIGHRKTGKWIVAARRSQIPKLESIQAQARLNGVALAMEGVDAVKKYLPGVSACAALYSPETGIVDSHGLMVSLLADLERAGGQLVRRAPVDAACSDDTGHRLTVGGSMPCELLARCVINAAGLGAVPLAENWAGLPATGRPEQWFARGIYFSYNGRHPFSTLIYPVPEPGGLGVHLTLDLAGQARFGPDVEWISTADYTVNPARVDAFVEGIRQWWPELDASRLQPAYAGIRPKLTGPDGGFSDFRIDGPEDHGVPGLVNLFGIESPGLTSCLAIADYVAARV; translated from the coding sequence ATGGCGAAGCTGGAGAAGCTCCAGGCGGATACGGTGGTGATTGGCGCCGGTGTTATCGGGCTGGCCGTCGCTGGGGCTCTTGCCCGGCAAGGCAGGGAGGTGTTGGTGCTGGAGGCCGGGGATCATTTCGGAGAAGGGATTTCCTCCAGGAACAGTGAAGTTATCCACGCGGGCATCTATTACCCAGAGGGTTCCCTCAAGGCCCGCCTGTGTGTGCGGGGGCGTGAACAACTCTACGAGTACTGCCGGAAACGTCACATTGGTCATCGCAAAACAGGAAAATGGATCGTGGCAGCCCGCCGCTCCCAGATTCCGAAGCTTGAAAGCATCCAGGCGCAGGCCCGGCTAAATGGTGTGGCGCTGGCCATGGAGGGTGTGGATGCGGTGAAGAAATATCTGCCAGGAGTATCCGCCTGCGCGGCCCTGTATTCGCCGGAAACGGGTATTGTCGACAGTCATGGGCTGATGGTATCCCTGTTGGCCGACCTGGAACGCGCAGGCGGGCAGTTGGTGAGGCGTGCACCAGTGGACGCCGCCTGTTCCGATGACACGGGGCATCGCCTGACCGTCGGCGGATCCATGCCTTGTGAGTTGTTGGCCCGTTGCGTCATCAATGCGGCGGGGCTTGGGGCAGTGCCGTTGGCGGAAAACTGGGCGGGGCTGCCGGCTACCGGTCGACCGGAGCAATGGTTCGCTCGCGGCATTTACTTCAGTTACAACGGTCGGCATCCTTTTAGCACCCTGATCTACCCGGTGCCGGAACCTGGCGGCCTTGGGGTGCACTTGACGCTCGATCTTGCCGGACAGGCCCGTTTCGGGCCGGATGTGGAGTGGATTTCCACTGCGGACTACACCGTCAACCCGGCGCGGGTTGATGCGTTCGTCGAGGGTATCAGGCAATGGTGGCCGGAATTGGACGCAAGCCGCCTGCAGCCGGCCTATGCGGGTATTCGCCCGAAACTGACGGGCCCTGACGGAGGTTTTTCCGATTTCCGGATCGACGGACCGGAGGATCATGGGGTGCCGGGGCTGGTAAACCTGTTCGGCATCGAATCGCCTGGTTTGACGTCCTGCCTGGCGATTGCCGATTATGTCGCTGCCAGAGTCTGA
- a CDS encoding serine/threonine protein kinase codes for MTETSSHPYDALTPDTILDAMESAGFVINGRLFALNSYENRVYQIGVEDSAPIIAKFYRPGRWTEAQIREEHTFTAELAAADIPVVAPMAMPSGDTLGRWQEFHFAVFPQRGGQAPDTSVTDTLYRLGQWLGQLHNVGASKPFQHRPAFNILDGLTSKNQLLIDGDWIPADLRPAWDSLIPDLYDACARRIDDAGDVASLRLHGDCHAGNILCRDEQMLFVDLDDCRTGPAIQDLWLLLNGDDTERGQQFGELLEGYEMFRDFDRRERHLIEPLRCYRQIAHCAWLAKRWDDPAFPRFFPWFTQPRYWSDQVLAMREQLAALQAPPINIPGQY; via the coding sequence ATGACAGAAACCTCAAGCCATCCTTACGACGCCCTGACTCCCGATACCATTCTGGACGCCATGGAAAGCGCAGGTTTCGTCATCAACGGCCGTCTGTTCGCCCTCAACAGTTACGAAAACCGCGTTTACCAGATCGGCGTTGAAGACAGCGCACCGATCATTGCCAAGTTTTATCGACCGGGCCGCTGGACTGAGGCCCAGATCCGCGAGGAACACACCTTCACAGCCGAGCTGGCGGCAGCGGATATCCCGGTGGTCGCGCCGATGGCGATGCCTTCGGGCGACACCCTGGGCCGATGGCAGGAATTTCACTTTGCGGTCTTTCCCCAGCGTGGCGGCCAGGCGCCGGACACCAGCGTCACCGATACCCTCTACCGGCTCGGCCAATGGCTGGGGCAACTCCACAACGTGGGTGCCAGCAAGCCCTTCCAGCACCGCCCCGCGTTCAACATCCTCGACGGCCTCACCAGCAAGAATCAGCTGTTGATAGACGGCGACTGGATCCCGGCGGACCTCCGCCCGGCCTGGGACAGCCTGATTCCCGATCTGTATGATGCCTGTGCCCGCAGAATTGATGATGCCGGTGACGTGGCAAGTCTGAGACTCCACGGCGACTGCCACGCCGGCAACATATTATGTCGCGACGAACAGATGTTGTTTGTCGACCTGGACGACTGCCGTACCGGGCCGGCCATCCAGGATCTGTGGCTGCTGCTCAATGGCGACGACACCGAAAGGGGCCAGCAATTCGGCGAATTGCTCGAAGGCTATGAGATGTTTCGCGACTTTGACCGTCGCGAGCGCCACCTGATAGAGCCCCTGCGCTGCTATCGGCAGATTGCCCATTGCGCCTGGCTCGCGAAGCGATGGGATGACCCCGCATTTCCACGATTCTTCCCCTGGTTTACCCAGCCAAGATACTGGTCGGATCAGGTACTGGCCATGAGGGAACAACTTGCCGCCTTGCAGGCACCGCCCATCAACATTCCTGGTCAGTACTAA
- a CDS encoding kinase codes for MSEKEARFTVRSLIATAIGTAIATVVVLEVSGRIDHSNNKDNVPVGEFQAIHVTPGDDFRMSPKSSELHAVCEQGYLAIAADVDPDFRGIVVDYKNRGVRCHRASTQEPSEDTAGDE; via the coding sequence ATGAGCGAGAAAGAGGCCAGGTTCACGGTCCGCAGTCTGATCGCTACCGCCATCGGCACGGCCATCGCCACAGTGGTGGTTCTTGAAGTCAGTGGCCGTATAGATCACTCCAACAACAAGGACAACGTGCCGGTCGGCGAATTTCAGGCGATTCACGTCACCCCCGGGGACGACTTCCGTATGTCCCCGAAATCCTCCGAACTGCACGCCGTTTGCGAACAGGGTTACCTGGCAATTGCGGCAGACGTGGACCCGGACTTTCGCGGTATTGTTGTGGACTACAAGAACCGGGGTGTGAGATGTCATCGTGCCTCCACCCAGGAGCCTTCAGAGGATACCGCCGGCGATGAGTGA
- the cmoA gene encoding carboxy-S-adenosyl-L-methionine synthase CmoA, which yields MSDKPRAPLQETDRLFATERNPEDFRFDASVARVFPDMIRRSVPGYTTIIPMIEVITEQYVQAGSNCYDLGCSLGASTLAMRHGIPFGDCTLIGVDNSEAMIERCEHYVALDDSPLPVHLRCEDILDTELSNASVTTLNFTLQFVPPDQRAALLERIATATRPGGVLILSEKIRFESPEEQETQTRLHHEFKRANGYSDLEISQKRSAIEQVLIPESLADHRIRLEQAGFDQVMVWYQCFNFVSMLAIKSAA from the coding sequence ATGAGTGACAAACCCCGAGCCCCGCTGCAGGAAACCGATCGCCTGTTCGCCACTGAACGGAATCCCGAGGATTTTCGCTTCGACGCCTCGGTAGCCCGGGTCTTCCCGGACATGATTCGCCGCTCGGTTCCCGGCTACACCACCATCATCCCAATGATCGAAGTGATCACCGAGCAGTACGTCCAGGCCGGCTCCAACTGCTACGACCTGGGCTGCTCGCTCGGCGCCTCCACCCTGGCGATGAGACACGGCATACCCTTTGGCGACTGTACCCTCATTGGCGTCGATAACTCGGAAGCCATGATTGAACGTTGTGAACACTATGTCGCCCTGGATGACAGCCCCCTGCCCGTGCACCTGCGTTGCGAGGACATTCTTGACACCGAGCTCAGCAATGCCTCGGTCACCACGCTCAACTTCACACTGCAGTTCGTGCCACCAGACCAGCGGGCGGCACTACTGGAACGCATTGCAACGGCCACCCGGCCGGGAGGGGTACTGATCCTGTCGGAGAAAATCCGCTTCGAGTCTCCCGAAGAGCAGGAAACCCAGACCCGCCTGCACCACGAATTCAAACGGGCCAATGGCTACTCCGACCTGGAAATCAGTCAGAAACGCTCTGCCATAGAGCAGGTACTGATCCCGGAAAGTCTCGCCGATCACCGCATACGACTGGAGCAGGCCGGCTTTGACCAGGTCATGGTCTGGTACCAGTGCTTCAACTTTGTCTCCATGCTGGCCATCAAATCCGCTGCCTGA
- the cmoB gene encoding tRNA 5-methoxyuridine(34)/uridine 5-oxyacetic acid(34) synthase CmoB, with the protein MATFDWQGCYQALLNELNNEGQERWSDLLTQQLRRRFEDNPHGDIARWMAALALLPEVPHARARLDTSAVTLSAETPLNESQLEQLESGLRGLMPWRKGPFDFFGTYIDTEWRSDWKWDRVAPYLSDLSGRRILDVGCGSGYHCWRMLGEGAGRVIGIDPGLLFLFQFLSVKKYLGTVPVDLLPVRMEDLPGKLESFDTTFSMGVLYHRRSPLDHLLELKDTLRRGGELVLETLVVDGPEGYSLMPEDRYGQMRNVWFLPTCDTLLRWLDRTGFRDARVVDVTETTTEEQRQTDWMRFNSLADFLDPDDPGKTIEGYPGPKRATIIANKP; encoded by the coding sequence ATGGCAACCTTTGACTGGCAGGGCTGCTATCAGGCCCTCCTCAATGAACTGAATAACGAGGGCCAGGAACGCTGGTCCGATCTGCTGACCCAACAACTCCGGCGCCGGTTCGAGGACAACCCTCACGGCGACATCGCCCGTTGGATGGCAGCACTGGCCTTGCTTCCCGAGGTTCCCCACGCCCGGGCCAGACTGGACACATCCGCCGTTACCCTGAGCGCGGAAACGCCACTCAACGAATCACAGCTTGAACAGCTGGAATCCGGCCTAAGAGGGCTCATGCCCTGGCGCAAGGGGCCCTTTGATTTCTTTGGCACCTACATCGATACCGAATGGCGTTCGGACTGGAAATGGGACCGGGTGGCGCCCTATCTGTCGGATTTAAGCGGGCGGCGTATTCTCGACGTGGGCTGCGGCTCCGGTTATCACTGCTGGCGCATGCTCGGGGAAGGCGCCGGACGGGTAATCGGTATCGACCCCGGCCTGTTGTTCCTGTTCCAGTTCCTCAGCGTAAAGAAGTACCTGGGGACGGTGCCGGTTGATCTTCTTCCCGTGCGCATGGAAGACCTGCCAGGCAAGCTGGAATCGTTCGACACCACCTTCTCCATGGGCGTTCTCTATCATCGTCGGTCGCCGCTGGACCACCTGCTGGAACTGAAGGACACCCTGCGCCGGGGGGGAGAGCTGGTGCTGGAAACACTGGTCGTGGATGGACCGGAAGGCTACAGCCTGATGCCGGAGGATCGCTACGGCCAGATGCGCAATGTCTGGTTCCTGCCCACCTGCGATACCCTCCTGCGCTGGCTCGATCGCACCGGATTCAGGGACGCGCGAGTAGTGGACGTCACCGAGACCACCACCGAGGAACAGCGTCAGACCGACTGGATGCGGTTCAATTCCCTGGCGGATTTCCTCGACCCCGATGATCCCGGCAAAACCATCGAGGGCTACCCGGGCCCCAAGCGGGCAACCATCATTGCCAACAAGCCCTGA
- a CDS encoding adenylosuccinate synthase produces the protein MGKNVVVLGTQWGDEGKGKIVDLLTDKVAAVVRFQGGHNAGHTLVIEGKKTALHLIPSGILRQDVQCLIGNGVVLSPEALLKEVRELEVNGVAVRDRLRISLACPIILRTHVRIDQARERAKGNEKIGTTGRGIGPAYEDKVSRRGVRLGDLCNPIAFEEKLREIMSYHNFVLTEYFKEEPEDIDAALAELRQMGEEILPMAADVTDILHDYRKRGENILFEGAQGSLLDIDLGTYPYVTSSNTTAGGTATGSGFGPLFLDYVLGITKAYTTRVGSGPFPTELFDDMGQHLAVKGNEIGTTTGRSRRCGWFDAVALRHAIQINSVSGICLTKLDVLDGMDTVKVCVGYKTPKGEIFRPPIGCDTYEDIEPVYAELPGWKESTVGLTSLDQLPENAKAYIRFLEEQIEAPIDIISTGPDRVETVTLRHPFGE, from the coding sequence ATGGGTAAAAATGTAGTTGTGCTGGGCACCCAGTGGGGTGATGAAGGCAAGGGCAAGATTGTTGATCTGCTGACCGATAAGGTCGCGGCCGTGGTTCGCTTTCAGGGCGGTCACAATGCGGGTCACACCCTGGTTATTGAGGGCAAGAAGACCGCTTTGCACCTTATTCCCTCCGGCATCCTTCGTCAGGATGTTCAGTGCCTGATTGGTAACGGCGTTGTCCTGTCACCGGAAGCCTTATTAAAGGAAGTGCGTGAGCTGGAAGTCAACGGTGTGGCGGTGCGCGACCGTCTGCGTATCAGTCTGGCGTGCCCGATTATTCTCAGGACCCACGTCCGTATCGACCAGGCCCGTGAGCGCGCCAAGGGTAATGAAAAGATCGGGACTACCGGTCGCGGTATTGGTCCGGCATACGAAGATAAAGTTTCCCGCCGTGGTGTTCGTCTGGGGGATCTCTGTAACCCGATCGCTTTTGAAGAGAAGCTGCGGGAGATCATGTCCTACCATAACTTCGTGCTGACCGAGTATTTCAAGGAAGAGCCGGAAGATATTGATGCCGCGCTGGCTGAACTCAGGCAGATGGGTGAGGAAATCCTGCCCATGGCCGCAGACGTCACCGACATCCTGCACGACTACCGCAAGCGTGGCGAGAACATCCTGTTTGAGGGTGCCCAGGGCTCACTGCTGGATATTGATCTGGGTACCTACCCCTACGTGACCTCGTCCAATACCACGGCCGGTGGCACCGCGACCGGTTCCGGGTTTGGTCCCCTGTTCCTGGATTATGTTCTGGGCATCACCAAGGCTTACACCACTCGTGTGGGTTCTGGTCCTTTCCCGACTGAGTTGTTCGATGACATGGGGCAGCACCTGGCGGTGAAGGGCAATGAAATCGGCACTACCACCGGACGTTCCCGTCGTTGCGGCTGGTTCGATGCCGTGGCCCTGCGCCACGCCATTCAGATCAACAGCGTTTCCGGTATCTGCCTGACCAAGCTCGACGTGCTGGATGGCATGGACACCGTGAAGGTGTGTGTCGGCTACAAAACGCCGAAGGGCGAAATTTTCCGTCCGCCCATCGGTTGTGACACCTACGAGGACATCGAGCCGGTATACGCTGAACTGCCCGGCTGGAAAGAGAGCACCGTTGGCCTGACCAGTCTCGATCAGCTGCCGGAAAACGCGAAAGCGTATATTCGCTTTCTGGAAGAGCAGATCGAGGCCCCGATCGATATTATCTCAACCGGGCCGGATCGGGTGGAGACGGTGACGCTCCGCCATCCGTTCGGCGAATAG